In Haloplanus rubicundus, one DNA window encodes the following:
- a CDS encoding DNA-directed RNA polymerase subunit H, producing the protein MVDVSQHKLVPEHTVLDDPDRVDEVLAEYNVSKTNLPKIKTSDPALPDEAEVGDVVEIVRDSRTTDQATVYRLVVE; encoded by the coding sequence ATGGTAGACGTAAGCCAACACAAGCTGGTCCCGGAGCATACAGTCCTCGACGACCCCGACCGCGTCGACGAGGTACTCGCGGAGTACAACGTGAGCAAGACCAACCTGCCGAAGATAAAGACGAGTGATCCCGCGTTGCCCGACGAGGCCGAGGTGGGCGACGTGGTCGAAATCGTTCGCGACTCTCGAACCACTGATCAAGCGACCGTATACCGACTGGTGGTCGAATGA